A region from the Streptomyces sp. 3214.6 genome encodes:
- the scy gene encoding polarized growth protein Scy, which yields MRGYESQEREPAADVDHLTRFEAEMKRLKTEREKAIQHAEDLGYQVEVLRAKLHEARRTIMSRPAFDGGDIGYQAEQMLRNAQMQADQLRQDAERELSQARAQTQRILQEHAEQAARLQAELHQEAVTRRQQLDQELAERRQNVESHVNENVAWAEQLRARSEAQARRLLDESRAEAEQALAAARAEAERVAAEARQRLQADAEQTRAEAEQLLLRARTDAERMLNAASTQAQEASDHAEQLRTSTVTESDAARRQAGELSRAAEQRMSEAEEALRKAQAEADKVLAEAKAAAEKALASAESANEQRTRTAKEQVARLVTEANQEAETTKADAEQIVADARAEAEKIVAEASEKARTLTAEESATQLSKAAKTAEDVLNKAQEDAQNTTKAAAEEAERIRREAETEADRLRAEAHDIAEQLKGSAKDDTKEYRAKTVELQEEARRLRGEAEQLRADAVAEGEKIRAEARKEAVQQIEEAARTAEELLSKAKADADELRQKATSDSEKVRTEAIERATTLRRQAEETLERTRAEAERSREEAVELAETITSGAERAAQELREDTERAVEARQAEAAKELTRLQTEVESRLASAEQALTDAREEAARIRREAGEETDRLRSEAAERIRTLQQQAADEADRLRNEAAADASASRAEGEAVAVRLRSEAAAEAERLKTEAQDTADRVRAEAQAAAERLSAEASETLAAAQEEALRRRREAEELLGSARQEAGQERERAREQSEELLASARRRVEEAQSEAVRLVEEADRRATEMVSAAEQHAQQVRDSVAGLHEQAQDEITGLRSAAEHAADRTRREAEEEADRVRSDAYAVQERASEDANRVRREANEAAQAAQELAERTVGEAIAEAERLRSEASAHAQRVRTEASDTIAQAEQDASRTRADARDDANRIRSDAATQADTLITEARSEAERLQTETIAEAERLHSETVAEADRLRAESVAKAEKLISDAAGDAERLRAEAAETVGSAQAHAERVRAEAERVKTEAAAEADRLMSVAREEADSTLDEARKEANKRRSEAAEQVDTLITETAAEADKLLTEAQTQAQKTTADAEAQADSMVGAARNEAERVVSEATVEGNSRVEKARTDADELLVGARRDATAIRERAEELRDRITAEIESLHERARREAAETMKSTGDRCDALIKAAEEQLAKAQAKAKELVSDANSEAGKVRIAAVKKAEGLLKEAEQKKSTLVREAEELKAEAIREARRTVEEGKRELEVLVRRREDINAEISRVQDVLEALESFEAPGGGKDGGLKAGAAIGAPRSGGKSSEG from the coding sequence GTGCGGGGCTACGAGAGCCAGGAGCGGGAGCCGGCGGCTGACGTCGACCACCTGACTCGGTTCGAAGCCGAGATGAAGCGGCTGAAGACCGAGCGGGAAAAGGCGATCCAGCACGCCGAGGACCTCGGCTACCAGGTCGAGGTGCTGCGCGCCAAGTTGCACGAGGCGCGTCGCACCATCATGTCCCGGCCCGCCTTCGACGGCGGCGACATCGGGTACCAGGCCGAGCAGATGCTGCGCAACGCGCAGATGCAGGCCGACCAGCTGCGGCAGGACGCCGAGCGGGAGCTGAGCCAGGCCCGGGCGCAGACGCAGCGGATCCTCCAGGAGCATGCCGAGCAGGCGGCCCGGCTGCAGGCGGAGCTGCACCAGGAGGCGGTCACCCGTCGTCAGCAGCTCGACCAGGAGCTGGCGGAGCGCCGGCAGAACGTCGAGTCGCACGTCAACGAGAACGTGGCGTGGGCCGAGCAGTTGCGGGCCCGCAGCGAGGCGCAGGCCCGCCGGCTGCTCGACGAGTCGCGCGCCGAGGCCGAGCAGGCCCTGGCGGCCGCGCGCGCCGAGGCCGAGCGGGTCGCCGCGGAGGCCCGCCAGCGGCTCCAGGCCGACGCCGAGCAGACCCGCGCGGAGGCTGAGCAGCTCCTGCTGCGCGCCCGCACGGACGCCGAGCGGATGCTGAACGCCGCCTCCACCCAGGCGCAGGAGGCCAGCGACCACGCCGAGCAGCTGCGCACCTCCACCGTCACGGAGTCCGACGCGGCCCGCCGTCAGGCCGGTGAGCTCAGCCGGGCCGCCGAGCAGCGCATGTCCGAGGCCGAGGAGGCGCTGCGCAAGGCGCAGGCCGAGGCCGACAAGGTGCTCGCCGAGGCCAAGGCCGCAGCCGAGAAGGCGCTCGCCAGCGCCGAGTCGGCCAACGAGCAGCGCACCCGTACGGCGAAGGAGCAGGTCGCCCGGCTGGTCACCGAGGCCAACCAGGAGGCCGAGACCACCAAGGCGGACGCCGAGCAGATCGTCGCCGACGCCCGCGCCGAGGCCGAGAAGATCGTCGCGGAGGCCTCCGAGAAGGCCCGCACGCTCACCGCCGAGGAGAGCGCCACCCAGCTGTCGAAGGCGGCGAAGACCGCCGAGGACGTCCTCAACAAGGCGCAGGAGGACGCGCAGAACACCACCAAGGCCGCCGCCGAGGAGGCCGAGCGGATCCGCCGCGAGGCCGAGACCGAGGCCGACCGGCTGCGCGCCGAGGCGCACGACATCGCCGAACAGCTCAAGGGCTCGGCGAAGGACGACACCAAGGAGTACCGCGCCAAGACGGTCGAGCTGCAGGAGGAGGCCCGCCGGCTGCGCGGCGAGGCCGAGCAGCTGCGCGCCGACGCGGTCGCCGAGGGCGAGAAGATCCGCGCGGAGGCCCGCAAGGAGGCCGTCCAGCAGATCGAGGAGGCGGCCAGGACCGCCGAGGAGCTGCTGTCCAAGGCGAAGGCCGACGCGGACGAGCTGCGCCAGAAGGCCACCTCGGACAGCGAGAAGGTACGCACCGAGGCCATCGAGCGCGCCACCACGCTGCGCCGGCAGGCCGAGGAGACCCTGGAGCGCACCCGCGCCGAGGCCGAGCGCTCCCGCGAGGAGGCGGTGGAGCTCGCCGAGACCATCACCTCGGGCGCCGAGCGGGCCGCGCAGGAGCTGCGCGAGGACACCGAGCGCGCGGTCGAGGCCCGGCAGGCGGAGGCCGCCAAGGAGCTGACCCGGCTGCAGACGGAGGTCGAGTCCCGGCTCGCCTCCGCCGAGCAGGCGCTCACCGACGCCCGGGAGGAGGCCGCGCGGATCCGCCGCGAGGCCGGCGAGGAGACCGACCGGCTGCGCTCGGAGGCCGCGGAGCGGATCCGTACGCTGCAGCAGCAGGCCGCCGACGAAGCCGACCGGCTGCGCAACGAGGCCGCCGCCGACGCGTCCGCCTCGCGCGCCGAGGGCGAGGCCGTCGCCGTCCGGCTGCGCTCGGAGGCCGCCGCCGAGGCCGAGCGGCTCAAGACCGAGGCGCAGGACACCGCCGACCGGGTGCGCGCGGAGGCGCAGGCCGCTGCCGAGCGACTGTCCGCCGAGGCGTCCGAGACGCTGGCCGCCGCCCAGGAGGAGGCGCTCCGGCGTCGGCGTGAGGCCGAGGAACTCCTCGGTTCCGCCCGTCAGGAGGCCGGCCAGGAGCGCGAGCGGGCCCGCGAGCAGAGCGAGGAGCTCCTGGCGTCGGCGCGCCGGCGCGTGGAGGAGGCACAGAGCGAGGCCGTCCGGCTGGTCGAGGAGGCCGACCGGCGCGCCACCGAGATGGTGTCGGCGGCCGAGCAGCACGCGCAGCAGGTACGGGACTCCGTGGCCGGGCTGCACGAGCAGGCGCAGGACGAGATCACCGGGTTGCGCTCGGCCGCCGAGCACGCGGCGGACCGTACCCGGCGCGAGGCCGAGGAGGAGGCGGACCGGGTCCGTTCCGACGCCTACGCCGTGCAGGAGCGGGCCTCCGAGGACGCGAACCGGGTCCGGCGCGAGGCGAACGAGGCGGCTCAGGCGGCGCAGGAGCTGGCCGAGCGGACCGTCGGCGAGGCGATCGCGGAGGCGGAGCGGCTGCGCTCGGAGGCGTCCGCGCACGCCCAGCGGGTGCGCACCGAGGCCTCGGACACCATCGCGCAGGCCGAGCAGGACGCCTCGCGCACCCGGGCGGACGCCCGCGACGACGCCAACCGCATCCGCTCGGACGCGGCTACGCAGGCCGACACCCTCATCACCGAGGCGCGCAGCGAGGCGGAGCGGCTCCAGACGGAGACCATCGCCGAGGCCGAGCGGCTGCACTCGGAGACGGTCGCGGAGGCCGACCGGCTGCGCGCCGAGTCGGTCGCCAAGGCGGAGAAGCTCATCTCGGACGCCGCCGGGGACGCGGAGCGGCTGCGCGCCGAGGCCGCCGAGACGGTGGGTTCCGCGCAGGCGCACGCCGAGCGGGTCCGCGCCGAGGCCGAACGCGTCAAGACGGAGGCGGCCGCGGAGGCCGACCGGCTGATGAGCGTCGCCCGCGAGGAGGCCGACTCGACGCTGGACGAGGCCCGCAAGGAGGCCAACAAGCGGCGCTCCGAGGCGGCCGAGCAGGTCGACACCCTCATCACGGAGACGGCGGCCGAGGCAGACAAGCTGCTCACCGAGGCGCAGACGCAGGCGCAGAAGACCACCGCGGACGCGGAGGCGCAGGCCGACTCGATGGTCGGCGCGGCCCGCAACGAGGCCGAACGGGTCGTCTCCGAGGCGACGGTGGAGGGCAACTCCCGGGTGGAGAAGGCCCGTACGGACGCGGACGAGCTGCTTGTCGGGGCGCGCCGGGACGCGACCGCGATAAGGGAGCGGGCCGAGGAGCTGCGCGACCGCATCACCGCCGAGATCGAGTCGCTGCACGAGCGGGCCCGCCGTGAGGCCGCGGAGACGATGAAGTCGACGGGCGACCGCTGTGACGCGCTCATCAAGGCGGCCGAGGAGCAGCTCGCCAAGGCGCAGGCGAAGGCCAAGGAGCTGGTGTCGGACGCCAACTCGGAGGCCGGCAAGGTCCGCATCGCCGCCGTGAAGAAGGCCGAGGGGCTGCTCAAGGAGGCCGAGCAGAAGAAGTCGACGCTGGTGCGGGAGGCCGAGGAGCTCAAGGCCGAGGCGATCCGCGAGGCGCGGCGCACGGTCGAGGAGGGCAAGCGCGAGCTGGAGGTCCTGGTGCGCCGGCGTGAGGACATCAACGCCGAGATCTCCCGTGTCCAGGACGTGCTGGAGGCGTTGGAGTCCTTCGAGGCGCCGGGCGGCGGCAAGGACGGAGGGCTCAAGGCGGGTGCCGCCATCGGGGCGCCTCGATCGGGTGGGAAGTCCTCGGAGGGCTAG
- a CDS encoding cellulose-binding protein, with product MSDTSPYGFELVRRGYDRAQVDERISKLVSDRDSALARITALEKRIEELHLETQNAQAQVSDAEPSYAGLGARVEKILRLAEEEAKDLREEARRAAEQHRELAESAAQQVRNDAESFAAERKAKAEDEGVRIVEKAKSDASQLRSEAQKDAQSKREEADALFEETRAKAAQAAADFETNLAKRREQSERDLASRQQKAEKRLAEIEHRAEQLRLEAEKLRTDAERRARQTVETAQRQAEDIVADANAKADRIRSESERELAALTNRRDSINAQLTNVREMLATLTGAAVAAAGTPSTDDEPISRGVPAQQSR from the coding sequence ATGAGCGACACTTCCCCCTACGGCTTCGAGCTTGTGCGGCGTGGGTACGACCGCGCTCAGGTGGACGAACGCATCTCGAAGCTCGTCTCCGACCGTGACAGCGCTCTGGCCCGTATCACTGCTCTGGAAAAGCGCATCGAGGAGCTCCACCTCGAAACGCAGAACGCCCAGGCCCAGGTAAGCGACGCCGAGCCGTCGTACGCCGGTCTCGGCGCGCGTGTCGAGAAGATCCTCCGCCTCGCCGAGGAAGAGGCCAAGGACCTGCGCGAGGAGGCCCGTCGGGCGGCCGAGCAGCACCGTGAGCTCGCCGAGTCGGCGGCCCAGCAGGTTCGCAACGACGCAGAATCGTTCGCTGCGGAGCGCAAGGCCAAGGCCGAGGACGAGGGCGTCCGGATCGTCGAGAAGGCCAAGAGCGACGCGTCGCAGCTGCGTTCCGAGGCGCAGAAGGACGCGCAGTCGAAGCGTGAGGAGGCCGACGCCCTCTTCGAGGAGACCCGCGCGAAGGCCGCGCAGGCCGCCGCCGACTTCGAGACCAACCTCGCCAAGCGCCGCGAGCAGTCGGAGCGCGACCTCGCGTCCCGTCAGCAGAAGGCGGAGAAGCGCCTCGCGGAGATCGAGCACCGCGCGGAGCAGCTGCGTCTGGAGGCCGAGAAGCTGCGCACCGACGCCGAGCGTCGCGCCCGGCAGACCGTCGAGACGGCGCAGCGTCAGGCCGAGGACATCGTGGCCGACGCCAATGCCAAGGCGGACCGCATCCGTTCGGAATCCGAGCGCGAGCTGGCGGCTCTCACCAACCGCCGCGACTCGATCAACGCTCAGCTGACGAACGTCCGCGAGATGCTCGCCACGCTGACCGGTGCCGCGGTGGCCGCGGCCGGCACGCCGTCCACGGACGACGAGCCGATCTCCCGCGGGGTTCCGGCGCAGCAGTCCCGGTAA
- a CDS encoding ABC transporter ATP-binding protein has product MIELEGLTKRYGEKVAVNNLTFTVRPGIVTGFLGPNGAGKSTTMRMMLGLDRPTAGDVRIDGQHYDRLKDPIKYIGALLDAKAMHGGRSAFNHLLCLAQSNGIPKSRVHEVLDTVGLTAVAKKKAKGFSLGMGQRLGIAGALLGDPRILMFDEPVNGLDPEGIHWIRNLMKSLAAQGRTVFVSSHLMSEMALTADHLVVIGQGRLLADTSMADFIAQNSRSYVRIRSPQRERLLDVLHGAGITVVETGSGVLEVDGGKSERIGELAAQHQIVLHELSPQQASLEEAFMQLTAESVEYHAHTDAPAPQQQRWGDDWTRS; this is encoded by the coding sequence ATGATCGAGCTCGAGGGCCTGACGAAGCGGTACGGCGAGAAAGTGGCGGTGAACAACCTCACTTTCACCGTCAGACCCGGCATCGTCACGGGCTTCCTCGGTCCCAACGGCGCCGGGAAGTCCACCACCATGCGGATGATGCTCGGCCTCGACCGGCCGACCGCCGGGGACGTGCGGATCGACGGGCAGCACTACGACCGGCTCAAGGACCCCATCAAGTACATCGGCGCGCTGCTGGACGCCAAGGCCATGCACGGCGGGCGCAGCGCGTTCAACCATCTGCTGTGTCTGGCGCAGAGCAACGGCATCCCCAAGAGCCGGGTGCACGAGGTGCTGGACACCGTCGGGCTCACCGCCGTGGCGAAGAAGAAGGCCAAGGGGTTCTCGCTGGGCATGGGGCAGCGGCTCGGCATAGCGGGCGCGCTCCTCGGCGATCCACGGATCCTGATGTTCGACGAGCCGGTCAACGGGCTCGACCCCGAGGGCATCCACTGGATCCGCAACCTGATGAAGTCGCTCGCGGCGCAGGGCCGGACGGTGTTCGTCTCCTCGCACCTGATGAGCGAGATGGCGCTGACCGCCGACCACCTCGTCGTCATCGGCCAGGGCCGGCTGCTCGCCGACACCTCCATGGCCGACTTCATCGCGCAGAACTCACGGTCGTACGTGCGGATCCGCAGCCCTCAGCGGGAGCGGCTGCTCGATGTGCTGCACGGCGCGGGGATCACGGTCGTGGAGACGGGCAGCGGGGTGCTGGAGGTGGACGGCGGCAAGTCCGAGCGCATCGGGGAGCTGGCCGCGCAGCACCAGATCGTGCTGCACGAGCTGAGCCCTCAGCAGGCCTCCCTGGAGGAGGCCTTCATGCAGCTGACCGCGGAGTCGGTGGAGTACCACGCACACACGGACGCGCCCGCGCCGCAACAGCAGCGGTGGGGCGACGACTGGACGAGGAGCTGA